In Acinonyx jubatus isolate Ajub_Pintada_27869175 chromosome B3, VMU_Ajub_asm_v1.0, whole genome shotgun sequence, a genomic segment contains:
- the SNX33 gene encoding sorting nexin-33 — MALKGRALYDFRSENKEEISIQQDEDLVIFSETSLDGWLQGQNSRGETGLFPASYVEIIRSGASSNHADYSSSPGSLGTQVSLYDSSSVASPSRSGGGGGFLSHQGSFEEDDDDDWDDWDDGCTVVEEPRAGGLGTNGHPPLNLSYPGAYPSQHMAYRPKPPLERQDSLASAKRGSVVGRNLNRFSCFVRSGVEAFILGDVPMMAKIAETYSIEMGPRGPQWKANPHPFACSVEDPTKQTKFKGIKSYISYKLTPTHAGSPVYRRYKHFDWLYNRLLHKFTVISVPHLPEKQATGRFEEDFIEKRKRRLILWMDHMTSHPVLSQYEGFQHFLSCLDDKQWKMGKRRAEKDEMVGASFLLTFQIPTEHQDLQDVEDRVDTFKAFSKKMDDSVLQLSTVASELVRKHVGGFRKEFQKLGNAFQAISHAFQLDPPFSSEALNSAISHTGRTYEAVGEMFAEQPKNDLFQMLDTLSLYQGLLSNFPDIIHLQKGAFAKVKESQRMSDEGRMAQDEADGIRRRCRVVGFALQAEMNHFHQRRELDFKHMMQNYLRQQILFYQRVGQQLEKTLRMYDNL; from the exons ATGGCACTGAAAGGCCGAGCCCTCTATGACTTCCGCAGCGAGAACAAAGAGGAAATCAGCATCCAGCAGGATGAGGACCTGGTCATCTTCAGTGAGACCTCGCTGGATGGCTGGCTGCAGGGCCAGAACAGCCGTGGTGAGACAGGGCTCTTCCCTGCCTCTTACGTAGAGATCATCCGTTCTGGTGCCAGCTCCAATCATGCCGACTATTCCAGCAGCCCAGGCTCTCTGGGCACCCAGGTGAGCTTGTATGACAGCTCCAGTGTGGCCAGTCCTTCcaggagtggtggtggtggtggcttccTCTCGCACCAGGGCAGCTTCGAGGAAGACGATGATGATGACTGGGATGACTGGGACGACGGATGCACAGTGGTGGAGGAGCCTCGGGCCGGTGGGCTGGGCACCAACGGGCACCCCCCTCTCAACCTCTCCTACCCTGGTGCCTACCCCAGCCAGCACATGGCCTACCGGCCCAAGCCACCCCTGGAGCGACAGGACAGCCTGGCATCTGCCAAGCGTGGCAGTGTGGTGGGGCGTAACCTCAACCGTTTCTCGTGCTTCGTGCGCTCTGGGGTGGAGGCCTTTATCCTGGGTGATGTGCCCATGATGGCCAAGATCGCCGAGACATACTCCATTGAAATGGGCCCTCGTGGCCCCCAGTGGAAGGCCAACCCCCACCCGTTTGCCTGTTCAGTGGAGGACCCCACCAAACAGACCAAATTCAAGGGCATCAAAAGCTACATCTCCTACAAGCTCACACCTACCCACGCTGGCTCACCAGTCTACCGGCGCTACAAACACTTCGACTGGCTCTATAACCGCCTGCTGCACAAGTTCACTGTCATCTCCGTTCCCCACCTGCCAGAGAAGCAGGCCACAGGCCGCTTCGAGGAGGACTTTATTGAGAAGCGGAAGCGTCGGCTCATCCTCTGGATGGACCACATGACAAGCCACCCCGTGCTGTCCCAGTATGAGGGCTTCCAGCATTTCCTCAGCTGCCTGGATGACAAGCAGTGGAAGATGGGCAAACGCAGGGCAGAGAAGGATGAGATGGTGGGTGCCAGCTTCCTGCTCACCTTCCAGATCCCCACAGAGCACCAGGACCTGCAGGATGTGGAGGACCGTGTGGACACCTTCAAGGCCTTCAGCAAGAAGATGGACGACAGTGTCCTGCAGCTCAGCACCGTAGCATCAGAGCTGGTGCGCAAGCACGTGGGGGGCTTCCGCAAGGAATTCCAGAAGCTGGGCAATGCCTTCCAGGCCATCAGTCATGCCTTCCAGTTGGACCCCCCCTTTAGCTCCGAGGCCCTCAACAGTGCTATTTCTCACACGGGCCGTACCTATGAAGCTGTGGGTGAGATGTTTGCTGAGCAGCCCAAGAATGACCTCTTCCAGATGCTCGACACGCTCTCTCTCTACCAGGGCCTGCTCTCCAACTTCCCTGACATCATCCACCTGCAGAAAG GCGCCTTCGCCAAGGTGAAGGAGAGCCAACGCATGAGTGACGAGGGCCGCATGGCACAGGACGAGGCAGATGGCATTCGTAGGCGCTGCCGCGTGGTGGGCTTCGCCCTGCAGGCTGAAATGAACCACTTCCACCAGCGCCGTGAGCTCGACTTCAAGCACATGATGCAGAACTACCTGCGCCAGCAGATCCTCTTCTACCAGCGGGTAGGCCAGCAGCTGGAGAAGACGCTGCGCATGTATGACAACCTCTGA